The Candidatus Atribacteria bacterium ADurb.Bin276 genome has a window encoding:
- the ydjH_2 gene encoding putative sugar kinase YdjH, translating to MLQFDVVGVGHVALDNLGIVESYPQLDQRIRLKDFLRQGGGEVATALVTLARLGAKVSFVGKVGDDESGEFLSKEFLQEGVDISQLVKEKGKMSLTAFCIIDQKSGKRTIFWYKNLTPLKLDEIDPDFLCQGEILHLDAHEPETAYDAARYFREHTEGRRIVLDIDNWDEQREKLVTLTDVLIGSETFAKNFHPTNPNIALEKVAALGPKAVILTQGEKGCMGKVGKETFHVPGYQVNVVDTTGCGDVFHGAFVFGLLKDWDILYTARFANAVAALKCTKLGGRTGIPNLAQVQEFIEKYKNSKK from the coding sequence ATGCTGCAATTTGATGTAGTAGGAGTTGGGCATGTCGCTCTTGATAACTTAGGAATTGTTGAATCCTACCCTCAGCTTGATCAACGGATCCGCCTAAAAGATTTTCTTCGTCAGGGTGGTGGAGAGGTGGCTACTGCTCTGGTGACCTTAGCTCGTTTGGGCGCAAAAGTCTCTTTCGTTGGGAAAGTGGGTGATGATGAGTCAGGAGAATTTCTCTCTAAGGAATTTCTTCAGGAAGGAGTAGATATTAGCCAACTCGTTAAGGAAAAGGGAAAAATGAGCCTGACTGCCTTTTGTATCATTGATCAAAAAAGCGGGAAAAGAACTATTTTTTGGTATAAAAATCTAACTCCTTTAAAGCTTGATGAAATCGATCCCGATTTTCTTTGTCAAGGGGAAATACTTCATTTAGATGCTCATGAACCGGAAACCGCTTATGATGCCGCCCGATACTTTCGCGAACATACTGAAGGAAGAAGAATTGTCCTGGATATTGATAACTGGGATGAGCAAAGAGAAAAGTTAGTGACTTTAACTGATGTTTTAATCGGTTCAGAAACCTTTGCTAAAAATTTTCATCCTACCAATCCAAATATAGCTTTAGAAAAAGTTGCCGCTTTAGGTCCAAAGGCGGTTATTTTAACCCAGGGAGAAAAGGGCTGTATGGGAAAAGTCGGAAAAGAAACCTTTCATGTTCCAGGTTACCAGGTTAACGTAGTCGATACAACCGGTTGTGGTGATGTTTTTCATGGTGCCTTTGTATTTGGCCTTTTGAAAGATTGGGATATTCTTTACACGGCTCGTTTTGCTAATGCTGTTGCTGCCCTAAAGTGTACTAAATTAGGAGGGCGTACGGGAATTCCCAATTTGGCACAAGTTCAGGAATTTATAGAAAAATATAAAAATTCAAAAAAATAA
- a CDS encoding methylcobalamin:coenzyme M methyltransferase has translation MNTSERYRERNFRSEKRIREAFQFKNQESPYIIYDVNYWLFGALQEEIPEGYCSEDPSIMTNYQAQKIEIHMREYQDVYIPFLMPWFGTGVLASGFGIDVKFLDKMDPAVDLPTIQDIQQVRDLKKPNPLKDGLMPRALNTIRYMRENTDFPVGVTDCQGPLTTALQIIGYDKMIYWMHDHPEMIHDLMQLVTDSLIEWIRVQKEIAGQSRDDDAYVLGVKIPGGIGGVWISDDDSVIFGKDLYREFVVPYNSQVLEAFGGGVIHFCGSANQHIENFLSTRGLKAIHNLNLDHLDEAARLRHALAEKKLVYMVGDFNLEDNRIDHYYQQLFQKMDSQGLIVISYIAPALSLQEGQYIDTRRDPGIGKRIEQSIQKHNHLK, from the coding sequence ATGAATACCTCAGAAAGATATCGAGAGAGAAATTTTCGTTCAGAAAAACGCATCAGAGAAGCGTTTCAATTTAAAAACCAGGAGTCACCTTATATTATTTACGACGTAAACTATTGGTTATTTGGCGCTTTACAGGAGGAAATTCCTGAAGGATATTGTAGCGAAGATCCTTCAATTATGACCAATTACCAAGCTCAAAAAATCGAAATCCATATGCGGGAATATCAAGATGTTTATATTCCTTTTTTAATGCCTTGGTTTGGAACCGGCGTTCTTGCTTCAGGATTTGGTATAGATGTTAAATTCCTGGACAAAATGGATCCAGCTGTTGATTTGCCAACTATTCAAGACATTCAGCAAGTTCGAGATTTAAAAAAGCCGAATCCTTTGAAAGATGGGCTCATGCCTCGGGCTCTTAACACAATCCGATACATGCGAGAAAACACTGATTTTCCAGTAGGGGTTACCGATTGCCAGGGACCATTGACAACCGCTTTGCAGATTATCGGATACGATAAAATGATTTATTGGATGCATGATCATCCCGAGATGATTCATGATTTAATGCAACTGGTTACTGACTCTCTGATTGAATGGATTCGTGTTCAAAAAGAGATTGCTGGTCAAAGCCGGGATGATGATGCCTATGTATTAGGTGTAAAAATCCCTGGAGGCATCGGGGGGGTTTGGATTTCAGATGACGATTCGGTTATTTTTGGAAAAGATCTTTATCGGGAATTTGTGGTTCCTTATAATAGTCAGGTTCTTGAAGCTTTTGGGGGAGGGGTTATTCACTTTTGTGGTAGTGCAAACCAACATATTGAAAACTTTCTATCAACCCGTGGGTTGAAAGCTATTCATAACCTCAACTTAGACCATCTTGATGAAGCCGCTCGCCTTCGTCACGCGCTTGCCGAGAAAAAGCTGGTTTATATGGTCGGAGATTTTAATCTCGAGGATAATCGAATTGATCATTATTATCAACAATTATTTCAAAAAATGGACTCGCAAGGGCTCATAGTGATTTCATATATTGCTCCGGCTCTATCTCTCCAAGAAGGTCAATATATAGATACTCGCCGGGATCCCGGTATTGGGAAGCGGATTGAACAATCTATTCAAAAACACAATCATTTAAAATAA
- the rbsC_22 gene encoding Ribose transport system permease protein RbsC: MSQLEQTKNHRNLWRSLTEIHEFMILFIIIGAVILMTILSPIFFTSGNILATLLSLSIESIIAIGMTVLMVSGGFDMSVGSTVGFTGAMAAMLMARGIPVILAILVGIGLGVLIGMGNGLIISKIGINPFITTLGMLNLVRGLLLVITKGKNITGLPDSFKMLGQGKFFNVQYPILIAIILVIIGDFLLRKSQFFRQNYYIGGNERAALLSGINVSKMKVFNYALAGGLAAFAGIIMTARLGAASVSAGTGLELRVISAVIIGGASLQGGEGTVAGAFLGTLLMALIQNSLTLLGVDVYWNTFVIGTTLLVAVMIDTLSKKKKGLL; this comes from the coding sequence ATGAGTCAACTAGAGCAAACCAAAAACCATCGAAACCTATGGCGAAGCTTAACTGAAATTCATGAATTCATGATTTTATTTATTATTATTGGTGCTGTAATCCTTATGACTATATTGTCACCTATATTCTTTACTTCAGGAAATATCCTGGCTACTCTTTTAAGCCTATCGATCGAAAGTATCATTGCTATTGGAATGACAGTTTTAATGGTTTCAGGCGGTTTCGATATGTCTGTAGGTTCAACCGTTGGTTTTACCGGGGCAATGGCAGCAATGCTGATGGCCAGGGGAATACCAGTTATTTTAGCAATTTTGGTAGGGATAGGCTTAGGAGTTTTAATTGGTATGGGTAATGGCTTGATTATATCAAAAATTGGGATTAATCCATTCATTACGACTTTAGGAATGCTTAATTTAGTTCGAGGTCTTTTGTTGGTGATAACCAAAGGGAAAAATATTACCGGTCTACCTGATTCTTTTAAAATGTTAGGTCAAGGTAAGTTTTTTAATGTTCAGTATCCAATTCTAATCGCCATTATTTTGGTTATTATAGGAGATTTTTTACTGCGAAAATCCCAATTTTTTCGACAAAATTATTATATTGGTGGTAATGAAAGAGCGGCTTTGTTATCGGGAATTAATGTTAGTAAAATGAAAGTATTTAATTATGCCCTTGCCGGTGGATTAGCAGCGTTTGCTGGTATCATTATGACCGCTCGTTTGGGGGCGGCGTCGGTATCGGCGGGTACCGGTTTGGAGCTCAGGGTTATTTCGGCAGTTATTATTGGTGGTGCCAGTTTACAGGGTGGAGAGGGTACCGTTGCCGGTGCTTTTTTAGGAACCCTTTTAATGGCTTTGATTCAGAATTCTCTGACTCTTTTAGGGGTAGATGTTTACTGGAACACTTTTGTTATCGGAACAACTCTTTTAGTTGCAGTGATGATTGATACTTTAAGCAAAAAGAAAAAAGGCCTTTTATAA
- the rbsA_10 gene encoding Ribose import ATP-binding protein RbsA → MDKSIILEAQDIVKNFPGVRALDGVQFQLQKGEVHALVGENGAGKSTLMHILGGVYRPDSGDVFVEGKKVKLQNPYHASQEGISVVYQELSLVQNLSIAENIFANRQPLKRMKLVDWSLLYQKTLEILKYFDLVIDPRTPVKELSVAEQQVVEILKAISCNPKVLILDEPTSSLTQVETKLLFKNIQFLKEKGVSFVYISHHLQEIFEIADRVTIFRDGKYIDTRNISEVNEEQVVKLMVGREIQNMYGDRNSKVGKEYFQVENLSQDGVFTEISFSLKRGEILGIAGLVGAGRTELARAIFGLEPFSEGSIRLNGKVLSIHSPGDAIQEGIAYLTEDRKQQGLFLKMSYREDLIAPDMKRFIKGMNILDESKITSFAEQSRKQFKIITPTIFQKVRNLSGGNQQKVLLSMWVGINPKVLIVDEPTRGVDVGARREIYKIMRDLTLSGVGIVMISSDLPEVLGVSDRILVMRGGRIVGEFNQNEATEERVITCATGVGKVNMLT, encoded by the coding sequence ATGGATAAATCAATAATTTTAGAAGCGCAAGATATCGTAAAAAACTTTCCTGGAGTTCGAGCTCTTGATGGAGTTCAATTTCAATTACAGAAGGGTGAAGTCCATGCTCTGGTGGGTGAAAATGGAGCTGGGAAAAGCACTTTAATGCACATCTTAGGAGGAGTGTATAGACCTGATAGTGGAGATGTATTCGTCGAGGGTAAGAAAGTTAAATTACAAAATCCTTACCATGCATCTCAGGAGGGGATAAGCGTTGTTTATCAGGAATTGAGTTTAGTACAAAACCTTTCAATCGCTGAAAATATTTTTGCCAATCGTCAGCCTCTTAAGCGTATGAAACTGGTTGATTGGAGTCTTTTATATCAAAAAACATTAGAAATATTAAAATATTTTGATTTGGTGATTGATCCTCGTACTCCAGTAAAAGAATTGTCGGTTGCTGAGCAGCAAGTCGTTGAAATTCTTAAAGCAATTTCCTGTAACCCAAAAGTACTCATACTGGATGAGCCAACTTCTTCACTAACCCAGGTAGAAACCAAACTTCTTTTTAAGAATATTCAGTTTTTAAAAGAAAAAGGAGTATCTTTTGTTTATATTTCTCATCACCTTCAAGAAATATTTGAAATCGCTGATCGGGTAACTATTTTTAGAGATGGAAAATATATTGATACTCGGAACATTTCTGAAGTAAATGAAGAACAGGTTGTAAAGCTCATGGTAGGTCGAGAAATTCAAAATATGTATGGAGATCGGAATTCAAAAGTCGGTAAGGAATATTTTCAGGTTGAAAATCTCTCTCAAGATGGGGTCTTCACTGAAATATCTTTTTCTTTGAAAAGAGGAGAAATATTAGGAATAGCTGGGTTAGTTGGAGCAGGAAGGACAGAGTTAGCCAGAGCAATATTTGGCTTAGAGCCATTTTCTGAGGGAAGTATAAGACTTAATGGGAAGGTTTTGTCAATACATTCTCCCGGTGATGCCATTCAAGAAGGAATTGCCTATTTGACAGAGGATAGAAAACAACAAGGGCTTTTTTTAAAAATGAGTTATCGTGAAGACTTGATAGCACCAGATATGAAGCGTTTTATAAAGGGTATGAATATTCTTGATGAAAGTAAAATAACTTCTTTTGCTGAACAATCACGAAAACAATTTAAAATTATTACTCCAACAATTTTTCAAAAAGTTAGAAACCTATCAGGTGGTAATCAGCAGAAAGTATTGTTATCTATGTGGGTAGGAATTAATCCGAAAGTCTTAATTGTTGATGAACCGACCCGAGGAGTCGATGTAGGAGCCCGAAGAGAAATCTATAAAATTATGCGAGACTTAACCTTATCAGGTGTTGGAATTGTTATGATATCATCTGATTTACCAGAAGTTTTAGGTGTAAGTGATCGCATTCTGGTAATGAGGGGTGGACGTATTGTTGGAGAATTTAATCAAAATGAAGCAACCGAAGAAAGAGTCATTACTTGTGCTACAGGTGTAGGAAAAGTGAACATGCTAACTTGA
- the alsB_6 gene encoding D-allose-binding periplasmic protein precursor, protein MKKMMLFIMILVGIFSFMIPAFAEEKLPISEQLYIEVSALGSLDYFYDHKLGMELAGKYLGVKTEYVGPADFDMAAMITAFEQSIAKKPQGILVVGFEPSLDAIVDKAIDAGIPVVTLDADLPGSKRIAFVGTGNYQAGFEGGKKLASLVGEKGKVAIMTRPGQSNLEERIVGYKDALAQYPDIEIVQIADTQSDPTVAAQAAAALLQKYPDLAGIGCVEAAGGAGAATAVNEAGKAGQVKIVSMDRGNDVLEYIKDGIISASVAQQTALMPFYGTQILFNLYNYDIPISSDNAKAKISGTPAVIDTGVVIVDETNYEYFMRD, encoded by the coding sequence ATGAAAAAGATGATGCTTTTTATCATGATATTAGTAGGTATTTTCAGTTTTATGATTCCAGCGTTTGCTGAAGAAAAATTACCAATTTCTGAACAACTTTATATTGAAGTTTCAGCACTAGGAAGCTTGGATTATTTTTATGATCATAAATTGGGAATGGAATTAGCTGGAAAATATTTGGGAGTTAAAACCGAGTATGTTGGACCGGCTGATTTTGATATGGCAGCCATGATCACCGCATTTGAACAATCCATTGCCAAAAAACCCCAGGGGATATTGGTGGTTGGTTTTGAGCCTTCGCTCGACGCAATTGTTGATAAAGCTATTGATGCTGGTATCCCGGTTGTTACACTTGATGCCGATTTGCCAGGTTCAAAAAGAATTGCCTTTGTTGGAACGGGCAATTATCAAGCAGGTTTTGAAGGAGGCAAAAAGCTAGCTTCTCTCGTGGGCGAAAAAGGGAAAGTTGCAATTATGACCAGACCGGGTCAATCGAACCTTGAAGAGCGAATTGTTGGATATAAAGATGCTTTAGCTCAATATCCTGATATTGAGATAGTACAGATTGCTGATACTCAGTCGGACCCAACGGTTGCTGCTCAAGCTGCTGCAGCTCTTCTTCAAAAGTACCCAGACTTAGCTGGTATTGGTTGTGTTGAAGCTGCTGGTGGGGCTGGGGCTGCTACCGCGGTTAACGAAGCTGGGAAAGCGGGTCAGGTTAAGATTGTTTCTATGGATAGAGGAAACGATGTTTTAGAATACATTAAAGACGGGATAATCTCTGCATCGGTTGCTCAGCAGACTGCTTTAATGCCATTTTATGGTACTCAAATTCTATTTAACCTTTATAATTACGACATTCCAATTTCCAGCGATAATGCAAAAGCTAAAATCTCAGGGACGCCAGCTGTCATAGATACTGGTGTTGTTATTGTAGATGAAACGAATTATGAATATTTTATGAGAGATTAA
- a CDS encoding methylcobalamin:coenzyme M methyltransferase, giving the protein MTSRERVLAAINHQTPDKVPLDLGSTLISGIHVSSLHKLKVSLGLIKDNEPVKVYDPFQMLGEVDDDLRDVLGIDTVPLPSIKNFFGFKNENWKPWTFFDGTPVLVPEKFNIMPESNGDILQYPEGDRSVPASMRMPKDGFYHDSIIRQKPIVDESKLKVEDQVEEYSIMGDEDLACYEKEAKRLYEETDRAVVFGGVPGTNLGDIALVPGPGMKNPQGIRDVEEWYVSLMTRKDFLKEVFSQMTEIGLKNLKLMYEAVGERIQVIVLSGTDFGSQNCPFISPALYRELFKPYHKAMNEWIHQNTQWKVFIHTCGSVFDLLPDLKEAGFDILNPVQVSAAKMDPKELKEHFGSDFTFWGGGVNPQSTLPFGSPEDVRQEVRYLINTFKPNGGFVFANVHNIQAKIPVENLLAFFETLQENR; this is encoded by the coding sequence ATGACTTCTCGAGAGAGAGTTTTAGCCGCAATCAATCACCAAACTCCAGACAAAGTTCCTTTGGATTTGGGATCAACGCTCATCAGTGGTATTCATGTAAGTAGTCTTCATAAGCTCAAAGTATCCTTGGGATTAATTAAGGATAATGAACCAGTGAAAGTCTATGATCCCTTTCAAATGCTAGGGGAAGTAGACGATGATCTCCGGGATGTATTGGGAATTGATACGGTTCCATTGCCATCTATAAAAAATTTCTTTGGTTTTAAAAATGAAAACTGGAAACCATGGACTTTTTTTGATGGGACACCGGTTTTGGTTCCGGAAAAGTTTAATATTATGCCGGAATCGAATGGTGACATCCTTCAATATCCTGAAGGCGATCGTTCGGTTCCGGCTTCTATGAGAATGCCAAAAGACGGGTTTTATCATGATTCTATTATACGGCAAAAGCCAATTGTTGATGAATCGAAGCTAAAAGTAGAAGACCAAGTTGAAGAATATTCGATTATGGGCGATGAAGACCTGGCTTGCTATGAAAAAGAGGCAAAAAGACTTTACGAAGAAACTGACCGTGCGGTGGTTTTTGGTGGAGTGCCAGGAACTAACTTAGGTGATATTGCTTTGGTCCCTGGACCAGGCATGAAAAATCCTCAAGGAATTAGAGACGTTGAAGAATGGTATGTTTCCCTCATGACTCGTAAGGATTTTTTAAAAGAGGTATTTTCTCAGATGACTGAAATTGGTTTAAAGAATCTTAAATTAATGTATGAAGCTGTTGGTGAGAGAATTCAGGTTATCGTCCTTTCGGGGACTGATTTTGGATCCCAGAATTGTCCATTTATTTCACCAGCTCTTTATCGAGAACTCTTTAAACCTTATCACAAAGCAATGAATGAATGGATACACCAAAATACTCAATGGAAAGTATTTATCCATACCTGTGGCTCAGTATTTGATCTTCTTCCTGATTTAAAAGAAGCCGGTTTTGATATTCTTAATCCAGTGCAAGTTTCTGCAGCCAAAATGGACCCGAAAGAACTTAAAGAACATTTTGGTTCAGACTTTACATTTTGGGGAGGAGGAGTGAATCCTCAATCAACTCTTCCTTTTGGTTCTCCTGAGGATGTTCGTCAAGAAGTCAGATATTTGATAAATACCTTCAAACCTAATGGAGGGTTTGTTTTTGCTAATGTCCATAATATTCAAGCAAAAATTCCAGTAGAAAATTTACTCGCTTTTTTTGAGACCCTTCAAGAAAACCGTTAA
- a CDS encoding Long-chain acyl-(acyl-carrier-protein) reductase, translated as MDSFAFIIHAMDAQDIKDHKKILRVLPNRSVEYLASHISPFVLSHVTGVRSQATGKEIKGWFVGLPMTSRVLIEYPFTFVSKQIQKCGLLAEKLGAKIIGLGAFTSVAGDGGITPKKGLTIAVTTGNSYTVATALEATMIAAQKMTLDFNSEEYAIVGATGSIGRACALILAQEKKKVRIVGRDQEKVKNVQREVEQFSPYPVKGFTNIEQGIKGCRIILTVTSAIETIIQSHWIERGAVVCDVSRPRNVAKEIMQSRKDILVIEGGIVDVPGKPDFGMNFGYPPGKAYACMSETMILTLEGRFEDYTLGKEVQVEHVKEISNLALKHGFKVSGIRSFDKELTDEEIEMIKKAI; from the coding sequence GTGGATAGCTTTGCCTTTATAATCCATGCAATGGATGCTCAAGACATCAAAGATCATAAAAAAATACTCCGTGTTTTGCCTAACCGGTCGGTTGAATACCTCGCCTCTCACATATCGCCGTTTGTTTTATCCCATGTTACCGGAGTTCGCTCACAGGCGACTGGGAAAGAAATCAAAGGGTGGTTTGTGGGCCTTCCTATGACTTCAAGGGTTCTCATTGAATACCCATTTACTTTTGTTTCGAAGCAAATTCAAAAATGTGGTTTATTGGCGGAAAAGCTCGGAGCTAAGATTATTGGTTTAGGTGCTTTTACATCAGTAGCTGGTGATGGAGGAATTACTCCCAAAAAAGGCTTAACTATTGCCGTTACCACCGGTAATAGTTATACCGTGGCAACGGCTCTGGAAGCTACTATGATTGCAGCCCAAAAGATGACATTAGACTTTAATAGTGAAGAGTATGCAATAGTTGGTGCTACTGGCTCAATTGGAAGAGCTTGTGCCCTCATTTTAGCGCAAGAAAAAAAGAAAGTTAGGATTGTAGGGCGCGATCAGGAAAAGGTGAAGAATGTACAACGGGAAGTTGAGCAGTTTTCACCTTATCCAGTAAAAGGATTTACAAATATTGAACAAGGAATTAAAGGGTGTCGGATTATTTTAACCGTCACCTCGGCCATAGAAACCATAATTCAAAGTCATTGGATCGAACGAGGAGCTGTTGTTTGTGATGTGTCAAGGCCCAGAAACGTAGCTAAAGAGATTATGCAGTCCCGAAAGGATATTTTAGTTATTGAAGGTGGTATTGTCGATGTGCCTGGCAAGCCTGATTTTGGAATGAATTTTGGATATCCACCGGGCAAGGCTTATGCTTGTATGTCAGAAACGATGATCCTAACTTTGGAAGGTCGATTTGAAGATTATACTCTTGGTAAAGAAGTCCAAGTTGAACATGTGAAAGAAATAAGTAATCTTGCCTTAAAACATGGTTTTAAGGTATCAGGAATTCGTAGCTTTGATAAAGAATTAACCGATGAAGAAATCGAGATGATTAAAAAAGCTATTTAA
- the ratA gene encoding Ribosome association toxin RatA produces the protein MGKVNDVITIQQSVENVFLEAQNIEQLAKFLPDLQEVRILKKNMNEVDSFWKGSFQGREVKWTERDIWDEANKECRFFILEGDFKVYQGMWKFIPLSDKETKVELEIEYDLGLPLVGALINTFLKKKMLENAQAMLKALKQMIDQA, from the coding sequence ATGGGAAAAGTAAATGATGTTATTACCATTCAACAATCAGTCGAAAATGTTTTTCTCGAGGCTCAGAATATCGAGCAATTAGCTAAATTTCTTCCAGATCTTCAAGAAGTAAGAATTCTTAAAAAAAATATGAACGAAGTTGATAGTTTTTGGAAAGGCAGCTTTCAAGGAAGAGAAGTAAAGTGGACTGAGCGAGATATATGGGATGAAGCCAATAAAGAATGTCGATTCTTTATATTAGAAGGAGATTTTAAGGTTTACCAAGGAATGTGGAAGTTTATCCCATTATCCGATAAGGAGACAAAAGTAGAGCTTGAGATTGAATATGACTTAGGGCTTCCACTGGTGGGGGCTTTGATCAATACTTTTCTTAAAAAGAAGATGTTAGAGAATGCTCAAGCAATGCTAAAAGCCTTAAAACAAATGATCGATCAAGCCTGA
- the patA_2 gene encoding Putrescine aminotransferase → MDEKKIVEETIEKYAKYINPGLARYYKFAHLDTVEWTSAGSKVWDVFGNEYIDCLGGFGVFNVGRNHPRVVQAVKEQLERLPLSTRTLFNKHQADLAEMLARITPGNLQYSFFGNSGTEAVEGALKLARFYTGREKLISAENSFHGKTMGSLSLSGREVYKKPFLPCLPEVYHVPFNDIDALKQLVDKETAAVILEPVQGEGGIIIPSPDYLKQVKSICEKQGALLILDEIQTGLGRTGKMFACEHFDVVPDIMTLAKGLGGGVLPIGAFISTAEIWKVFEENPFIHSSTLGGNPLSCVAGIETLKILQDENIPELTRIKGEKVLQRLGEIQAESEGMIQEIRGIGLLIGIQFGDSDIASLIAMEMAQRRVLVAYTLNNPTVIRIEPPLTISYEELETVLSRLNESLVSVRVLLNEIEGE, encoded by the coding sequence GTGGACGAAAAAAAGATTGTGGAAGAAACGATTGAGAAATATGCTAAATATATTAATCCTGGTTTAGCTCGATATTATAAGTTTGCCCACCTTGATACTGTAGAGTGGACCAGTGCCGGTTCAAAGGTATGGGATGTATTTGGCAATGAATATATTGATTGTTTAGGTGGATTTGGAGTTTTCAATGTTGGAAGAAACCACCCCCGAGTTGTTCAGGCCGTAAAGGAACAATTAGAACGACTTCCTCTTTCTACTCGTACCTTGTTTAATAAACATCAAGCCGATTTAGCTGAAATGTTAGCCCGCATAACACCAGGCAATCTTCAATATTCTTTTTTTGGTAACAGTGGAACAGAAGCTGTGGAGGGTGCTTTAAAGCTGGCTCGTTTTTATACCGGCCGTGAAAAACTAATTTCTGCCGAGAATAGCTTTCACGGCAAAACTATGGGTTCATTAAGTCTATCGGGGCGCGAAGTTTATAAAAAGCCTTTTTTGCCTTGTCTACCAGAAGTATATCACGTTCCATTTAATGATATCGATGCCTTGAAACAATTGGTAGACAAAGAAACCGCCGCGGTTATTTTAGAGCCAGTACAAGGAGAAGGAGGTATCATTATTCCCTCTCCCGATTATTTAAAGCAAGTTAAATCGATTTGTGAAAAACAAGGAGCCTTGCTTATTTTGGATGAAATCCAAACCGGATTGGGTCGGACTGGAAAGATGTTTGCTTGTGAGCATTTTGATGTTGTGCCAGACATAATGACTCTTGCTAAGGGCTTGGGAGGTGGCGTGCTCCCCATTGGAGCATTCATCAGTACTGCCGAGATTTGGAAAGTATTTGAAGAGAATCCCTTTATTCATTCTTCAACATTAGGGGGGAATCCCCTTAGCTGTGTTGCTGGTATAGAAACCTTAAAAATCCTTCAAGATGAAAATATACCCGAATTAACCAGGATTAAAGGTGAGAAAGTCTTGCAACGGCTTGGTGAGATTCAAGCTGAGTCAGAGGGAATGATTCAGGAAATAAGAGGAATTGGTTTGTTGATTGGTATCCAATTTGGAGATTCCGATATTGCGTCTTTGATAGCCATGGAGATGGCTCAGCGTCGTGTTTTAGTAGCCTATACTCTTAATAACCCAACTGTGATTCGTATTGAGCCACCACTGACTATATCTTATGAAGAGTTAGAGACAGTTTTATCCAGATTAAACGAATCCTTGGTCTCAGTGCGAGTATTGTTAAATGAGATAGAGGGAGAATAA
- a CDS encoding Polymer-forming cytoskeletal produces MNLIKSHENVKDIAILGDQTRLDGHYQGEGTVMIQGEFRGSIDSMNVIITRHGQSKAFIQAKNLEIWGTLAGFTRTEKVICRSSCRITGIIMSNGIAIEPGTTFEGGLTFPQTGDSGEK; encoded by the coding sequence ATGAACTTAATCAAAAGTCATGAAAATGTAAAAGATATTGCAATATTGGGTGATCAAACTCGTCTGGATGGTCATTATCAAGGTGAGGGAACGGTCATGATTCAGGGCGAGTTTCGTGGATCTATTGATTCGATGAATGTCATTATTACCCGACATGGACAGTCAAAAGCTTTTATCCAGGCAAAAAACTTAGAAATTTGGGGAACCTTAGCAGGTTTTACTCGAACGGAAAAGGTTATTTGTCGTAGTTCATGCCGAATAACGGGAATAATTATGTCAAATGGAATTGCTATAGAACCTGGAACAACGTTTGAGGGTGGATTGACATTCCCCCAAACTGGTGATAGTGGTGAAAAGTAA